TGTTTTCTTGTTGAGTAGTGTAGTTGTACTAGCGCTTCAACAACTTTCAGAAGCCAGTGATAATCAAGCACGTTATCGTGTGCTTTCAAAACTTGGTGCGGATTCAAAGCTCATCAAAAACTCCATTCTTAAACAAATATCAATTTACTTCTTTTTACCTCTTATCATTGCGTTAATACACGCCTATGTTGGCATTAAGGCGATGAATGTAAACTTAAACCTTGCAGGTCTTGCCCCCGATACCATGATGCCTGCATTGCTTACAACAATCGCGATAATCGTAATGTATCTCATCTATTTCATCATTACCTATTCCTCAAGTAAAGCAATTATCCTTGAAGATTAAACACACCGAAAGGTGTGTTTTTTTAAGATGACATTGTTGTAAGTTTAGTGTAAGAAGATTCGATGGTTCAAAAACTTTATAAATTCTATACTATAGACAACAAGGAGAATGCATATGAAAACACAACTTAGAAATATCCTAGGAAGTTATGGAACTAAAAAAAACAAAAGAAAAGATTACTTTGAAAAGTCACAGAACAAACCCATGCTTTCGGAAATGAGTTCCGAAGAACAGGCAATCGGACAAGCATTATCAAGTTTTGTCATTACAACGATTATTACGTTATAAAGGAGACGTTTATGTATTTAAAAATAGCACTTAGAAATGTTAAGAAAAGTTACAAAGATTATTCTGTATATTTTATTACGCTTACCTTTTCGGTAGCGTTATTCTATATATTTGGTTCCTTTGAACAACAATCGTCGATTTTAAAAATGACGTCAGGACAAGGTCAAGCGGTTCAAGCATTAGTAACAACTATGAATGTGATGTCCGCAATTATATCAGTCGTATTTGCATTCTTGATTCTCTATGCAAATCAATTTCTCATTCGACGTCGGCAAAAAGAATTAGGACTTTATACATTATTGGGAATGCCCAAACGAACGATTTCAAAAATTTTAACGTATGAAACCCTTTATATTGGTGTGATTTCATTATTTACCGGATTGGTTTTAGGGTACTTCGGATCACAACTTACCGCAATCGCAAGTGCACGTCTGCTTAAAGCAAACGTAAGTTATCATTTTATTTTTTCACTTAACGCAACGGTTAAAACTATTCTGAGTTTTTCCACAATCTTTATCATCGTTTTACTATTTAATGGAACGGTGATACGAAAACATAAAGTCATCGAACTATTTCAAGCAGACCGAGTTAATGAAACTACGGAAAACAAACATCCGATATTACTTTTTATCATCGGTGTTGGACTTCTCGTTCTTGCATATAAATGGGCACTTGTTCCGATTCATCTTGTAATCTTCATGCCTTTTATTATTGCCTTGGGCTCATTCGCTACATTTATCATTTTTAAAGCTCTATCAGGCTTTATGCTTAAGTTTATGCAGATGAATCAAGGTTTGTATTTTAAAAACCTAAACGTGTTTGTATTTCGACAAGTAGCTTCAAAGGTAAATACAACCTATAAAATGATGGCAGTGGTAAGTCTTTTACTTCTCTTTGGGATTGCAACGCTGGCAACAGGATTCAACCTTAATTCAGTTATGGATGAACAAGTGAAACGGAACACACCTTTTGACTACACACTTATGATTCCATATTCAACAATTAATCGTGATTTTGAGGTTGAAACATTTATCGCTCAACAACAAACAGATGCTTCGGTGTCAATGAACATCTATAATACCGAATATACGGCAGAGGTTTTACAGGATATCGTCGTGGAATCTAAGAACCAACAAACCCCACGTCTTTATTTAGCAGATATTAATGACTATAATATGATGCGGAAGCTGCACGGACTACCAAATATCGCCCTTAAAAATCAAGCAGTCTATCCCTATGGTTTAAAACAACATTACAAAGGGTTAAAATCAAGCACGACATTACTTAACTTAGGGAGTGAAGCCTTGGATGTGATTGATGATCAAAACGTTACGGATATGAGTGTAAGGAATGGTGACTTCAATAATATTATCTTGTTTATGAGTACAGAAACGCTACAGAAGATACAGGAAGAGCAAACCAAACCAGTGACGATGACTACAATTTATAATATCGATACAGATAAAAGTGCGGTAGTGAAAACATCACTTGAACAGAAACTATTTGAACTCGGTTATGATCAAAACGATATCATAAGCGTCACGTCACAAGAACTTTTTGAGATGTTGTTGGGGATTGAATTGGTCTTTACTTTTATGGGACTTTATTTGGGAGTTGTTTTCTTGATTAGTAGTGGTGTCATCCTTGCCCTCCAACAACTTTCAGAAGCAAACGACAATCAAGCTCGCTATAAAATTCTTTCAAAACTGGGTGCAGATTCCAAGATGATGAATCACTCAATCTTTAAACAAGTTGCATTATACTTCTTTATTCCACTATTGTTGGCAGGAATTCATGCATGGGTTGGAATTCGTGCGGTGAATGTAAACTTAGATCTAGCTGGGTTAAAAGCAAGCAGCATCGTACCGACATTCTTAACGTGTTTCGGAGTGATTGTGATCTATTTAATCTACTTTAGTGCTACCTATTTTGGAAGTAAGTCAATTATTAAAGGAAACTAGAGAATTCATCTAGTTTTTTTTATAAAATGTTGTATTATAGTTGTAGTATAAAAGGAGCTTTCCATGAATTTATTTATAAGAGAAGATATTCGTACAAATAGTCTTGATGACCCTGAGTTTGAGCAAAAACTCACCTCAATGTGGGAACGATTTAACACATCATTACCACACTATGATGCCGCAAAATATGCAGTTTATACGGATTACAAAACAGACTATAAAGGATTGTATTCACTTGGACTTGCGACAGAATATGAACAAACCAGTGAATTATTAGTTGTGGATGATCGCAATGATTATCAAGTGTTTCCTGTTGATGTAGCAGATAAATTTGGTGTTCTAAATACTTGGAAATTAATTTGGTCGTTGGAGACATCGGGTAAGCTAAAGCGCGCTTACACGATTGATTTTGAAAAATATTATGAAGATGGACGTATTGATATCTTCATCGCCGTAGAATAACATAAATGTTATTCTTTTTTATTACGAGAATGTAAGGTGAGTGCTCATCAAAGTGTGATAAAATACGATTAAGGAGTTAGGTCGATGATTATTAAAATGGCGTTTAAAAATGTACGAAAGAGTTATAAAGATTATACCGTGTACTTTGTGACATTGGCGTTTTCGGTAGCTCTTTTTTATATTTTTGGATCGTTTGAAGATCAAGCAGTAATCCTGGAACTTACTAATCAAATGGGACGCACGTTTGAACTTGTGTCAGAAGCTCTAAATGTCATCTCAGTGATTGTTGTGGTGATATTCGCGTTTCTTATTGTATATGCAAATAACTTTATTATTGGAAGACGTAAACAAGAGTTCGGTCTTTACATGCTTTTAGGGATGTCTCGTTTTAAAATGTCTTTGATACTTATGACTGAAACATTCTTAATTGGGCTTGTGGCTCTTTTTATGGGTCTTTTCGCAGGCTATATTTTGACGCAAATCACAGGGGTAATGATGGGAACAATCTTGGCTGTTCCCATTCATTATCAGTTTATCTTTTCAATTAACGGTGCTCAAAGAACAATTTATTGTTTCAGTGGTATTTTTGTACTTATAATGTTTTTAAATCAACGAAAACTACGCAAAATTACGTTAAACGAATTATTTAATGCACACAGAATACAAGAAATGATGCTAACGTCATCTGTGGGATGGACTTTATTTCAGTTTATCAGTGCCATAGCCATTTTGATTTATGACTATTTGTGGGTGCTTAAAGCCGGTCAGCTCATTATCTTTATGCCTGTTATTGTGGGTGTTGGAATCTTTGCGACCATACTTTTATTTAAATCATTAGCGGGATCTGTGGAGCACATTGTACGTTTAAGTCGTTCACGCTACTACAAGAACTTAAACATGTTTGTCATTCGACAAGTCTCAAATAAAATTCGTTCAACTTACCGTGTAATGGCCGTGGTATCGATTACCTTGTTATTTGGGATTACAATCTTAGCAACAGGATTAAATCTTAATAAACGGATTTCAATTTCTGCGGAAGAAACCGTTCCTTATGACTTAACACTCACTTTTATGTATGATGATGTGGGGATTTCAAAAAATTATCAAACTGATTTGGGTTTGGATGAGTTATTTGAAGAAGGATTTCAAGTTAATCTTTATCGATCAGAGTCGTTTAGTACTGAACTCCTTGTGCCATCAGGGAATGATGATATCAAACCATTAAGAGAACCCTTAGCGCTTGTAACGCTAAGTGATTACAATAAAGTCCGTACATTTCATAAGAAACCAGAACTTAAACTCGCACCAAATCAACTTTACTTTCAACCCGATTACAACAGTCTTGTGACCATGCGTGCACGCTTGGTTGATGTCATTGACTACCGCAAACCCTACGTTTTTAATGATCAAGAATTTCAAATACAACCTTATGATGATGTGAATTTTGTCATCATTTCTAATCAATCAAACGGTTACCCAATCCTTGTGGTCAATGATCAGGATCTGAATCTTATCAAGGCATCTTGGCCCGATGTTTTTATTAAAACAATTGTGAGTGGGAATATGTTTAATTCATCAGAAGCGGAGATTGAGCGGGTTGTGGAGCATGTGAATCAAAAACAAAAGGATGATCCAACAGAATACTATGCAACGGATGTTCTTTCCCGATATAATTCAGGTCTTACGGGAATGGGTACTGAAATTATTATTGCGGCAGTGGGACTTTATGTAGGGATTGTACTTTTAATTGTAAGTCTTGTTATTTTAGCGCTCCAACAATTATCGGAAGCAAGTGATAACCAAGCGCGCTATGAAATCCTTCGAAAAATTGGTGCCTCATCAAACATGATTCATCGTGCGCTTTTAAAACAAACGGCATTATACTTCTTTATGCCACTTGGTGTCGCGTTAATTCATACGGTAGTTGGATTAATTGCGGTAGAGCGGAATTTAAATCTAATTAACTTAGGCTATCCATCGAATACATTAAGCATCTCAACAGTTGTGATCGTGTTTCTGTTTTACCTTATTTATTTTGTTATTACTTATATGAATAGTAAGCGAATAATTCGACCACATCGTAATTAAAAAAACATATTCAATTTGAATATGTTTTTTCTTTTAAAGCCGTATGGTTTTCAATACATGGATAAAAGTGCTCAAGTTCAAGCATCTCAATAAACAGATCGACGCCGAATTCAAAGAAGTCTTTAAGAATCGGATTATCATTATTATACTTTACCATCATTAGATCTTTAGGATTCAGTAGTTCATTACTGATATCATAGCGAAGTTGTGCGATTAAGATGGATGTAAGGGCATTTGTTTCATATCGTATCCAATCTATCGTGTAAGTAAGGTCGTCTTGTACGTATTCTGACAAGCGACCATAATATGTACTCAAGAGATGACTTCCAAAAATTGCCTTTTGGAGGTATATGGTTGTTTGTACGGAGTGCTCGTCACCATATGCTGTGATAAAAGACATGACACGATTAAAAATTTCTTGACCTTCTGATGTATTGAAGTAAGTTCCAGGAATTGATTGATCGTAGTTTAAAGCATAGTAACCTTCTGTTAGTTCTTGTAAGACAATTCGAAGTTTGGTATCTTTCTCGAGTTTCTTCTCTTGATCGATCTGTTTCTGGTGGTTTTCTTTTATTTTCTTTAGTTCAGTATCGGCAGATTGTTTTCTACCAAGGTAGGAACTGATATATCCAAATAATGAACTAAGTAAAACACCGGATAGACTGATGATTGCGACAACAATTTGATAACTATCCATAATATTAAAAATATACAGCGATGCGGTCATATACGATCCTCCTATAAAAGCATTATAACGTATATTATTTTAAAGCCAATCTTTGATATAAAAAAACTCTATAAGTTATCTTATAGAGTTAAGTTAAATATTTGGAGCAGGTGAGGGGAATTGAACCCCCGCCTCAACCTTGGCAAGGTCGTGTTCTACCATTGAACTACACCTGCAAATGGCGGTCCAGACGGGAATCGAACCCGCGATCTCCTGCGTGACAGGCAGGCATGTTAACCGCTACACCACTGGACCATTTGCAAACATTAAATTGTACTTGGAGCAGGTGAGGGGAATTGAACCCCCGCCTCAACCTTGGCAAGGTCGTGTTCTACCATTGAACTACACCTGCAAATGGCGGTCCAGACGGGAATCGAACCCGCGATCTCCTGCGTGACAGGCAGGCATGTTAACCGCTACACCACTGGACCATTTGCAAAACGTTAATCCCTTAACGCTCATATATATTACCATAGATAAATTCTTATTCCAAGCCTTTTTTACAACATAAACTAGTTTTTTTTGTTTGTCTCTAAATCAGTGATGGAATGCCACCTCACAGTCAACATAAAGCCTTAAAAGAGAGGGAAAAGCAATCACTACTGATTTCGATGAGTGTTGAATTAAGCTAAGATATAAAAAAAAGAACAAAGCTGTTCTTTTTGATTGATATTTTGGAGCAGGTGAGGGGAATTGAACCCCCGCCTCAACCTTGGCAAGGTCGTGTTCTACCATTGAACTACACCTGCAAAAAAATGGCGGTCCAGACGGGAATCGAACCCGCGATCTCCTGCGTGACAGGCAGGCATGTTAACCGCTACACCACTGGACCATTTTATTTATATATTAGAAACAAAATAATGGCGGAGATGGGGAGATTTGAACTCCCGCGCCAGTTACCCGACCTATACCCTTAGCAGGGGCACCTCTTCAGCCACTTGAGTACATCTCCAAGTTTGTTTCTTGCCCTCTTCTTTGAGTGCTCATTCATATTATCACAACAATAGGTCTTAGGCAATAGGATTTTATTGTTTTTTTTAATATTTGTCGTTGTTTAGGGTATAATGTGTCTATGAACAATAAAATTAAACAAAACACCGCGAATATGTTACTTAAAATCACTTTATTAGTCGTTTTAGTAATAATATTTCTTCTATCTGAATTTGCAAAGCCACATAATAATTCAAATATGGAGCACGTTACACTTCACAAGTGTATTGATGGGGATACAGCACAACTAAACATTGGTGGAAAAAAAGAGAAAGTCCGTTTTATTGCTGTTGATACGCCAGAGCTGCGTCAGAACGATCAATACAATCCTCAATTTTTTGCAGAGGAAGCAAGCTCATTTACTTGTGAACATTTAAAAAACGCAAAAAAAATTGAACTTGAGTATGATCCGGAAGCTAATAAGTATGATAAGTATGGTCGTGTTATCGCTTGGGTATACGTTGATGATGCGCTTTTGCAGGAACTTTTAGTTTCAGGAGGTTTTGCAAAAGTTAAATATATTTATGGTGATTATCTTTATGTAGATAAACTGAATGGTTTACAAGCTCATGCGAAAAAACAAAAAGTGGGTATCTGGAAATGATAAAGGTAGACATTGAATCTTGAAATCTTTAAAATAAATTATAGATGGAGGAAGTTATGATTGAAAAACGTAAAAATTTTATAATTAATATTCTGTATTTTGCAATAAGTTTTAGTCTTGCGGCATTGGTCCTTAAATTTTCAACGAAATATTTGATGCCTTTCATTATTGGTTTTGTGATTGCATTCCTATTGAAACCGGTAATATCTAAGCTCACAAAGAAAATAGGAAATCAAAAAGGTTCCTCATTATTAGTGGTTATTCTTTTCTATATATTATTAGCGGCGGCTATATTTTGGATTTTGGTAGCAGTTATTGCGGGTATCCAAAATTTCGCAAAAGCTGTGCCAAGTTTTTATCAGACAACGCTTTCTCCGGCAATCGAATCGATTATTGTTTGGGTGGAGGGTGCAGTCGTAAATCTTGATCCAGATGTCATCGATATTATTGAGTCGATTGGTCGTTCTGTAGTTCAAAGTATTGATGGAATTTTTAAAGGTATTTCAGGCGGGACAATTAATTTTATTACACGACTTATTTCTTCAATTCCAAGTGTTCTAATATCAATATTAATTGCTATTATTTCATCTTTCTTCTTCACTTTAGATTATCAAGGAATTGTAAGTAGTGTGATGGGGATGATTCCTATAAAACAAAGAACTTTAATCTTAGATATTAAAGATGGGCTAATTTCCGTTTTGGGTAAATATCTAAGAGCTTATGCTAAATTAATGTCACTGACATTTGTTGAACTCTCATTTGCGTTCTTTATTCTAGGTATCCATAATCCTGTTGGCTTAGCTTTTATGGTGGCAATTATAGACATCCTTCCAGTGCTTGGAACCGGAACGGTTATGATTCCTTGGTTTATTATTGAACTCATCATGGGTAACACACCATTAGGGATTGGGTTGATGATTACTTACATTGTTATCACTGTAATTCGAAATATATTAGAGCCAAAGATTGTAGGGGATCAAATAGGACTTCATCCGCTAGCGACACTTATCCTTATATATGTAGGGCTGAAGATGTTTGGATTCATAGGGTTATTTGCACTTCCAATATCTGCGACAATATTAAAAACATTGCATGATGAAGGCAAAATAAATATTTTTCGTAGAACAG
This genomic stretch from Erysipelothrix rhusiopathiae harbors:
- a CDS encoding translation initiation factor IF-2; its protein translation is MKTQLRNILGSYGTKKNKRKDYFEKSQNKPMLSEMSSEEQAIGQALSSFVITTIITL
- a CDS encoding FtsX-like permease family protein, which encodes MYLKIALRNVKKSYKDYSVYFITLTFSVALFYIFGSFEQQSSILKMTSGQGQAVQALVTTMNVMSAIISVVFAFLILYANQFLIRRRQKELGLYTLLGMPKRTISKILTYETLYIGVISLFTGLVLGYFGSQLTAIASARLLKANVSYHFIFSLNATVKTILSFSTIFIIVLLFNGTVIRKHKVIELFQADRVNETTENKHPILLFIIGVGLLVLAYKWALVPIHLVIFMPFIIALGSFATFIIFKALSGFMLKFMQMNQGLYFKNLNVFVFRQVASKVNTTYKMMAVVSLLLLFGIATLATGFNLNSVMDEQVKRNTPFDYTLMIPYSTINRDFEVETFIAQQQTDASVSMNIYNTEYTAEVLQDIVVESKNQQTPRLYLADINDYNMMRKLHGLPNIALKNQAVYPYGLKQHYKGLKSSTTLLNLGSEALDVIDDQNVTDMSVRNGDFNNIILFMSTETLQKIQEEQTKPVTMTTIYNIDTDKSAVVKTSLEQKLFELGYDQNDIISVTSQELFEMLLGIELVFTFMGLYLGVVFLISSGVILALQQLSEANDNQARYKILSKLGADSKMMNHSIFKQVALYFFIPLLLAGIHAWVGIRAVNVNLDLAGLKASSIVPTFLTCFGVIVIYLIYFSATYFGSKSIIKGN
- a CDS encoding GyrI-like domain-containing protein, whose translation is MNLFIREDIRTNSLDDPEFEQKLTSMWERFNTSLPHYDAAKYAVYTDYKTDYKGLYSLGLATEYEQTSELLVVDDRNDYQVFPVDVADKFGVLNTWKLIWSLETSGKLKRAYTIDFEKYYEDGRIDIFIAVE
- a CDS encoding FtsX-like permease family protein, whose translation is MIIKMAFKNVRKSYKDYTVYFVTLAFSVALFYIFGSFEDQAVILELTNQMGRTFELVSEALNVISVIVVVIFAFLIVYANNFIIGRRKQEFGLYMLLGMSRFKMSLILMTETFLIGLVALFMGLFAGYILTQITGVMMGTILAVPIHYQFIFSINGAQRTIYCFSGIFVLIMFLNQRKLRKITLNELFNAHRIQEMMLTSSVGWTLFQFISAIAILIYDYLWVLKAGQLIIFMPVIVGVGIFATILLFKSLAGSVEHIVRLSRSRYYKNLNMFVIRQVSNKIRSTYRVMAVVSITLLFGITILATGLNLNKRISISAEETVPYDLTLTFMYDDVGISKNYQTDLGLDELFEEGFQVNLYRSESFSTELLVPSGNDDIKPLREPLALVTLSDYNKVRTFHKKPELKLAPNQLYFQPDYNSLVTMRARLVDVIDYRKPYVFNDQEFQIQPYDDVNFVIISNQSNGYPILVVNDQDLNLIKASWPDVFIKTIVSGNMFNSSEAEIERVVEHVNQKQKDDPTEYYATDVLSRYNSGLTGMGTEIIIAAVGLYVGIVLLIVSLVILALQQLSEASDNQARYEILRKIGASSNMIHRALLKQTALYFFMPLGVALIHTVVGLIAVERNLNLINLGYPSNTLSISTVVIVFLFYLIYFVITYMNSKRIIRPHRN
- a CDS encoding thermonuclease family protein; protein product: MNNKIKQNTANMLLKITLLVVLVIIFLLSEFAKPHNNSNMEHVTLHKCIDGDTAQLNIGGKKEKVRFIAVDTPELRQNDQYNPQFFAEEASSFTCEHLKNAKKIELEYDPEANKYDKYGRVIAWVYVDDALLQELLVSGGFAKVKYIYGDYLYVDKLNGLQAHAKKQKVGIWK
- the ytvI gene encoding sporulation integral membrane protein YtvI; this translates as MIEKRKNFIINILYFAISFSLAALVLKFSTKYLMPFIIGFVIAFLLKPVISKLTKKIGNQKGSSLLVVILFYILLAAAIFWILVAVIAGIQNFAKAVPSFYQTTLSPAIESIIVWVEGAVVNLDPDVIDIIESIGRSVVQSIDGIFKGISGGTINFITRLISSIPSVLISILIAIISSFFFTLDYQGIVSSVMGMIPIKQRTLILDIKDGLISVLGKYLRAYAKLMSLTFVELSFAFFILGIHNPVGLAFMVAIIDILPVLGTGTVMIPWFIIELIMGNTPLGIGLMITYIVITVIRNILEPKIVGDQIGLHPLATLILIYVGLKMFGFIGLFALPISATILKTLHDEGKINIFRRTEEPTEIA